The following proteins are co-located in the Calliphora vicina chromosome 2, idCalVici1.1, whole genome shotgun sequence genome:
- the Eaat2 gene encoding excitatory amino acid transporter isoform X2, translated as MGPPHSTAVNGSELPPKTTEHCEAPRELKGYRKWLSENLMLLVTLSGVMLGVILGFSLRPLHLHEDSIMLISYPGELFMRVLKLMILPLVISSLIAGSASLNARMNGKIALRTLVYFASTSLLNAALGIALVMLIHPGDPDLHNTTDRSTDKRAVNLLDSLLDLGRNVFPDNLFQASFQQAHTVYLPKPSIVHTFNETVNDTALIGSSAGGGGGSGDGIDDTTDDVDGEEPQLIRVIQYRSGTNTLGIVFFCLVFGTFLGTIGQKGQVVVDFFAAIFEVVMKMVTCVMWLTPVGISSVIAGKILSVNDLHLVMAQLMWFILTVAVGVVLYQLVIMQAIYYVIVRRNPFKFYAGLIQAMLTAFATASTAAALPVTFRCMNDKLRVDQRITRFVLPIGCNVNMDGTALFISIASIFIAQMSGMTLGFGELVTVLLTSTAASMSSASVPSAALVLLLVVLTAIDAPVQDVTLLFAVDWFVDRIRTTNNMLGDCYTAAVVEELSRKELMALDAAVLYQEIPISTPNGHVSLEGQTELDSNCTIPDAVIVDMNVVINKVHQQQQQQQHHHNGHANNKI; from the exons GCTTCTCTCTACGCCCGCTTCACCTGCATGAAGACTCGATAATGTTGATCTCGTATCCGGGTGAATTGTTTATGCGTGTCCTCAAATTAATGATTTTACCGCTGGTCATCTCAAGTCTTATTGCCGGCTCGGCCAGTCTGAATGCCCGCATGAATGGCAAAATTGCTTTGAGAACGTTGGTGTATTTTGCCAGCACATCATTGTTGAATGCTGCATTGGGCATAGCATTGGTCATGCTTATACATCCTGGTGACCCGGATTTACATAATACTACAGATCGTTCCACGGATAAAAGGGCTGTGAATTTATTGGATAGTTTATTGGATTTGGGAAG AAACGTCTTTCCGGATAACTTATTCCAAGCCTCATTTCAACAAGCGCACACTGTTTATCTGCCTAAACCTTCAATAGTCCATACATTTAATGAAACTGTCAATGATACCGCTCTAATTGGCAGCAGTGCCGGTGGTGGTGGCGGTAGTGGTGATGGTATCGATGACACTACAGACGATGTGGATGGCGAAGAACCACAACTGATACGTGTTATCCAGTATCGCAGCGGCACCAATACCCTGGGCATTGTAttcttttgtttagtttttggcACATTCCTTGGCACTATTGGTCAAAAAGGACAAGTAGTGGTCGATTTTTTTGCAGCCATCTTTGAAGTTGTCATGAAAATGGTGACCTGCGTCATGTGGCTGACACCGGTGGGCATCAGTTCGGTGATAGCGGGCAAAATATTGAGTGTTAACGATCTACATTTGGTGATGGCCCAATTGATGTGGTTCATACTAACGGTGGCGGTCGGTGTCGTCTTGTATCAGTTGGTCATCATGCAGGCCATTTACTATGTTATCGTGCGTCGCAATCCCTTCAAATTCTATGCAGGATTAATACAAGCCATGCTAACTGCATTTGCGACAGCTTCAAC TGCTGCTGCACTTCCTGTAACATTCCGTTGCATGAATGATAAGTTACGTGTGGATCAACGTATAACACGTTTCGTTTTACCCATTGGCTGTAATGTCAATATGGATGGTACTGCTCTATTCATCTCAATTGCTTCGATATTTATTGCTCAAATGAGTGGCATGACTTTGGGTTTTGGTGAACTTGTCACGGTACTCTTGACATCGACAGCTGCTTCCATGAGTTCGGCCAGCGTTCCCAGTGCTGCTTTGGTTTTATTGTTGGTGGTTTTGACAGCTATCGATGCACCGGTTCAGGATGTTACACTACTATTTGCCGTTGATTGGTTTGT CGATCGCATACGCACTACGAATAACATGTTGGGGGATTGCTACACAGCTGCCGTAGTTGAGGAGTTATCACGCAAAGAATTAATGGCTCTCGATGCTGCTGTACTCTATCAG GAAATTCCCATTAGTACACCAAATGGTCATGTCAGTTTAGAAGGACAAACTGAATTGGATAGTAATTGTACTATACCGGATGCTGTTATCGTTGATATGAATGTGGTTATTAACAAAGTGCatcagcaacagcaacagcagcaacatcatcaCAATGGtcatgcaaataataaaatttaa